The following are encoded in a window of Pelecanus crispus isolate bPelCri1 chromosome 6, bPelCri1.pri, whole genome shotgun sequence genomic DNA:
- the LOC104026690 gene encoding DNA-directed RNA polymerases I, II, and III subunit RPABC5, translated as MIIPVRCFTCGKIVGNKWEAYLGLLQAEYTEGDALDALGLKRYCCRRMLLAHVDLIEKLLNYAPLEK; from the exons ATGATCATCCCAGTCAGATGTTTCACATGCGGCAAGATAGTTGGAAACAAGTGGGAAGCCTATCTTGGCCTTCTGCAAGCAGAATATACAGAAGG AGATGCCCTGGATGCCCTTGGTTTGAAGAGATACTGCTGCCGCAGAATGCTCCTAGCCCATGTGGATCTGATTGAGAAGCTTTTGAATTATGCACCCCTGGagaaatga
- the CD151 gene encoding CD151 antigen, which translates to MREYTEKKETCGTICLKYLLFIFNFFFWLAGGAVMAVGTWTLAEKSDYISLLSSSTYSATAYILVVAGVVVMVTGILGCCATFKERRNLLRVYFILLLCIFLLEIIAGILAYIYYQQLSMELKQNLKNTMTQKYRKEGEESVTSAVDKLQQEFRCCGSNNYTDWADSLWIKSPEANGRKVPDSCCKTITDLCGRRDHPSNIYKESGCITKLENFIQEHLKIIGAVGISIACVQIFGMIFTCCLYKSLKPEPY; encoded by the exons ATGCGTGAGtatacagaaaagaaggaaacatgTGGGACCATCTGTCTCAAGTACCTGCTCTTCAtcttcaacttctttttctgg CTGGCTGGTGGAGCCGTGATGGCAGTGGGCACCTGGACCCTAGCTGAGAAGAGTGACTACATCAGCCTGCTCTCTTCCAGCACATATTCAGCAACTGCTTATATTCTGGTGGTGGCTGGGGTGGTTGTCATGGTTACTGGCATCCTTGGTTGCTGTGCCACCTTCAAAGAGCGTCGGAATTTGCTAAGAGTG TACTTCATACTGTTGCTGTGCATCTTTCTCCTGGAGATCATTGCTGGAATCCTGGCCTATATCTACTACCAGCAG CTGAGCATGGAGCTGAAGCAAAATTTGAAGAACACCATGACTCAGAAGTACcggaaggagggagaagagagtgTTACCAGCGCAGTAGACAAACTGCAGCAGGAG TTCAGGTGCTGTGGGAGCAACAACTACACAGACTGGGCTGACAGCCTGTGGATCAAATCTCCAGAGGCCAATGGACGGAAAGTCCCAGACAGCTGCTGTAAGACAATAACTGACCTGTGTGGCCGAAGAGACCATCCTTCCAACATCTACAAGGAG AGCGGTTGCATTACCAAGCTGGAAAACTTCATTCAAGAGCATCTGAAAATTATCGGGGCAGTGGGGATCAGCATTGCTTGCGTGCAG ATCTTTGGGATGATTTTCACCTGCTGCTTGTACAAGAGTTTAAAGCCAGAACCATACTAA